A region of the Candidatus Goldiibacteriota bacterium genome:
AACCGGGGATTCTTGGCAGGCTGTACTTTGAAAACCGGACATTTCTATTTTGCAGAAAATAGGACATTTCTATTTTGCGTTGACAAATCTGCGTGAAACCCTTTACATTTTGAATTGATTACCTTATAATTTTGAAAATTATTTAAAGAGGTAATAATGAAAAAACTGTTAATAATTTCAGTGCTTATAGTATTTGCGGTAATGCCGGTATATGCCAAAAATTATTTCAAAGACGGCAATAAAAATTACTTTAACGGGCAATATGATAAAGCACTCTCTGATTATAATGAATTCATAAAAAAACACCCGAAATATTATGAAGGGTATTATAATGCCGGAAACTCCCTTTTTAGAATGGAACAGTACGAAGACGCCCTGTCTATGTATAAAAAAGCGGAAGAATTAAAACCTAAGGATGAAGATATAAAGTACAATATAAAAGTGACACAAGAGAAGATAAAAGAACAGCCTCAAAAGAAACAGGATAATAAGGATAACAAGCAGGACAAGCAGAAAGAAAATAATGATAAAGGGCAGGGCGATAAACAGGAACAACAGAAAAATCAGGACAAGCAGCAGCCTGATAATAATAAAGCCGGTGATGAGAAGCAGTCCGGAGACGGCGCCGGCAAATCAGAAGAGCAGCAGGCAAAAGAACAACAGGAAGAAAGAAAGCAGAAGCTTGGCGGGATGAGCGAAGATGAAGCACAGGCAATGCTTAATATGATGCAGAAACAGGAAAAACAACTTCAGCAGTATTTTAACAGGCAGGGAAAAGAACAGAAGCCGCAGGGAAATATGCAGCAGCTTAATCCGTTTGATATGATGCGCATGTCGCCTGAAGAGATAATGCAGTATATGCAGCGGCAGATGAATGAACCAATGCAGGGGCAAAAAGACCCGAATTCAAATGAGAAGGACTGGTAAGAAGGCGGAAGGTTAGAGGCTTGGATGCTTGGCAGAACAAATCAACAGCAAGGCAGGTGCGGCAGTTGATGTAATAGTTTTTATTTATGGGATATGGGATAGTATTTGTATATGGGATAATAATTAAAAAGGATGTTTACAAATATATGATTGAAAAATATTTTACAGAAGATGTGCCGTCGGTAATACCGGATTTTGAAGAAAGGCCTGAACAGATAGCAATGGCTAAAGCCGTGCATAAGGCCATATCGCGCGGACAGAACCTTTTAATAGAGGCAGGCACCGGAGTGGGTAAAACGCTTGGCTACCTTATACCGGCCGCGGAATACGCCATAAAAAATGATACCAGGGTTATCATTACCACCTATTCAAGGACGCTGCAGTCGCAGATTATTAAAAAAGACCTTCCTGTGGTGCAGAAAATATTTCCGGAATTAAAATTTGAAGCCGCGTATGGAATGTCCAATTATATGTGCCGCAGGCGCGCTTTCGCGCTGCAGGACAAGACTACGCTGTTCCAGGACGCGGGAGGTTCCGGCAATATAATTGATTTTCTAAATAACGCACAGGGGCTTAAAGAAAACAGCCCTTTTCATATACCTGAAGAAGTCTGGTCTTCCATTAACCGGGATAAAAACCAGTGCGCGGAAGAATCATGCGAACATTTCCGTAAGTGCCATTACTGGACAATGAGAAGGCGTTTAAATAAGTGCCATATTGTTGTGGTTAACCATCATTTGTTTTTCAGCGATATAGTTTTCGGCGCGAAGATACTGCCGGAAGCGTCATGCGTGGTTTTTGATGAAGCGCACAAGCTTGAAGAAGTGATGAGGGAGATGATAAGCAGGTCTTTTTCTTCTTTTGGTTTCGCGTCGCTTCTGGCGGAAGCCGCTGATTTTATTTATGGGGCGGGAAAAAGCAGAAAAAAAGATAAAAATTCCAATACGGCCGCGGTTAAAAAGTCCGTGGATGAATTTATACGCCTGTTATTATCAGAAAGGGAACTGCAGCTTGACAGAAAAAATACCGCTCTTATAGACAGGCAGGTTTCTTCATTCATTGACCTGCAAAAAGAACTTGCAGACCTTATGTACATATTGAAGGGGAAAGCCGCCGAGGCAGACACTTCTGATGAGCGCAAATACGCCGAATATTTATTCGGTTCCCTTGAAGGTTCCGCCCTTACCGTTAAGGACTGGTTAAACAGAAACAACCCAAAATATTTTTACTGGCTGGAACAGGAGCCTGACAGCAACGTGAACCTTTGGATAACGCCATACAGGCTTGATGAGGATTTTGAAGAAAAAATAGCTTCATCTTATGAAAGCGTTATCATGACTTCCGCCACGCTTGCCGCGGGGGAGGATTTTTCATATATCATAAAGCAGTTCGGGGTGTATTCCGCGGACCAGGGCGTTTTAAAATCCCCGTTTGATTATAAAAAACAGAGTATTCTGTACCTTGAAAAAGAACTGCCGCTGCCGTCTGAAAAAGAGTTTGCACCGGCTTTAATAAACAGGCTTCAGGAAGTGATAGAAATTACCGGCGGTGCCACGCTTATACTTTTTACCAGTATTGATTTAATGAAAAAATCCTATGAAGCGTTAAAACCAAAATTCAGGGGCATAAAATTCCTGATGCAGGGGCAGTTTAACGCCGTGAAACTTATTGAAAAGTTCAGGGAAGGCCCTGCTGTTTTGTTTGCCACAAGTTCTTTTTGGCAGGGTGTGGATATAAAAGGCGACGCTTTAAAGTGCGTGGTTATAACAAAGCTGCCTTTTGAAGTTCCGGAACACCCGCTTCAGAAAGCCATATACAGGCATGTGAAAGAACAGGGCGGAAATGATTTCGCGGATATCGCGCTGCCAAGGGCTGTCTTTATGTTAAAACAGGGATTTGGCAGGTTAATAAGGGGTAAGGAAGACAGAGGGGCGGTTATTATTTTAGATACGCGAATCACAAAAAAAACCTATGGTAAAAGTTTTATTAAATCACTTCCGGATGCTGATATCACAAGCGATATGGATAATGTTATAAACTTTTTTAATAAATAAAGCCGGAAGACAGAATATAATTCTGCCCCCCGGCTTTAATATAATATTTAAATACTTATTGCTTTTACGTTTACTCCCTTAATTTTTTTCAGTTTTGCTGTCATTATAGCCGCGTCTTTTGGGTTAATAATTTCCAGTATTAAAAGCCCGGTATTGCTGCATGTGGTAGCAGTTGCATCGTGGAGCCCAAGCCTTGTTTTAATACTGCAGCCGTGTTCTGTAAGCACTTTCTGTACAGGAACCGCATCATCCAGCCTTTTTGTGATGGATACAATAATAAGTTCTTTTTTCATCCCTGCCTCCTTAGGTTTAATTTAACTAATTATATAGCGTAAAGGCAAAAAAGCAAAGATTATATCTGCGTAA
Encoded here:
- a CDS encoding tetratricopeptide repeat protein, whose amino-acid sequence is MKKLLIISVLIVFAVMPVYAKNYFKDGNKNYFNGQYDKALSDYNEFIKKHPKYYEGYYNAGNSLFRMEQYEDALSMYKKAEELKPKDEDIKYNIKVTQEKIKEQPQKKQDNKDNKQDKQKENNDKGQGDKQEQQKNQDKQQPDNNKAGDEKQSGDGAGKSEEQQAKEQQEERKQKLGGMSEDEAQAMLNMMQKQEKQLQQYFNRQGKEQKPQGNMQQLNPFDMMRMSPEEIMQYMQRQMNEPMQGQKDPNSNEKDW
- a CDS encoding ATP-dependent DNA helicase, with translation MGYGIVFVYGIIIKKDVYKYMIEKYFTEDVPSVIPDFEERPEQIAMAKAVHKAISRGQNLLIEAGTGVGKTLGYLIPAAEYAIKNDTRVIITTYSRTLQSQIIKKDLPVVQKIFPELKFEAAYGMSNYMCRRRAFALQDKTTLFQDAGGSGNIIDFLNNAQGLKENSPFHIPEEVWSSINRDKNQCAEESCEHFRKCHYWTMRRRLNKCHIVVVNHHLFFSDIVFGAKILPEASCVVFDEAHKLEEVMREMISRSFSSFGFASLLAEAADFIYGAGKSRKKDKNSNTAAVKKSVDEFIRLLLSERELQLDRKNTALIDRQVSSFIDLQKELADLMYILKGKAAEADTSDERKYAEYLFGSLEGSALTVKDWLNRNNPKYFYWLEQEPDSNVNLWITPYRLDEDFEEKIASSYESVIMTSATLAAGEDFSYIIKQFGVYSADQGVLKSPFDYKKQSILYLEKELPLPSEKEFAPALINRLQEVIEITGGATLILFTSIDLMKKSYEALKPKFRGIKFLMQGQFNAVKLIEKFREGPAVLFATSSFWQGVDIKGDALKCVVITKLPFEVPEHPLQKAIYRHVKEQGGNDFADIALPRAVFMLKQGFGRLIRGKEDRGAVIILDTRITKKTYGKSFIKSLPDADITSDMDNVINFFNK